From a region of the Chloroflexota bacterium genome:
- the mnmA gene encoding tRNA 2-thiouridine(34) synthase MnmA: MSGEAVSIPSGPTLAWGGNGAAPRVVVALSGGVDSSVALALLARQGYDVVGVMAHFWAEPSCDGRAAPNKCCSPESEAVARQVCERVGAPFYVVDLADAFRRAVVEPFIAEYLRGRTPNPCLYCNRDVKFGLLLDYALAQGADYLATGHYVRVQRVGETFRLLRGLDARKDQSYVLHMLGQRELAHALFPLGELTKPQVRALAREFGLAAAERPESQEICFVRDNDYRRFLAAVAPDAIRPGPIYTSAGERVGTHKGLPYYTIGQREGLGIAYTEPLYVLEIRPQDNALVVGPARELGRDRLTASRVSFVAGHPPALPARITAKIRYAAKEVPATLARVEGDRAWVEFAAPLRDITPGQGVVFYDGDVVLGGGIIDA; this comes from the coding sequence ATGAGCGGCGAGGCTGTATCCATTCCAAGCGGCCCAACCCTGGCATGGGGCGGCAACGGCGCGGCCCCCCGCGTTGTCGTCGCCTTGAGCGGCGGCGTGGACAGTTCCGTGGCGCTGGCGCTCCTGGCGCGCCAGGGGTACGACGTGGTCGGCGTCATGGCCCACTTCTGGGCCGAGCCGTCTTGCGACGGGCGCGCCGCGCCCAACAAGTGCTGCTCCCCCGAATCCGAGGCCGTGGCCCGCCAGGTCTGCGAGCGCGTCGGCGCCCCGTTCTACGTGGTGGACTTGGCCGACGCGTTCCGCCGCGCCGTCGTGGAGCCGTTCATCGCCGAGTACCTGCGCGGGCGTACCCCCAACCCCTGCCTGTACTGCAACCGCGACGTGAAGTTCGGGCTGCTGCTGGACTACGCCCTGGCGCAAGGGGCCGACTATCTGGCGACGGGGCATTATGTGCGCGTCCAGCGGGTTGGCGAGACGTTCCGCCTGCTGCGGGGGCTGGATGCGCGCAAAGACCAATCCTACGTCCTGCACATGCTGGGGCAGCGCGAACTGGCCCACGCCCTGTTCCCGCTGGGCGAACTGACCAAACCCCAGGTGCGGGCGCTGGCCCGCGAGTTCGGGCTGGCCGCGGCCGAACGCCCCGAAAGCCAGGAAATCTGCTTTGTGCGCGACAATGACTACCGCCGCTTCCTCGCCGCCGTGGCCCCCGACGCCATCCGCCCTGGGCCCATCTACACCTCGGCGGGGGAACGCGTCGGCACGCACAAGGGCCTCCCGTACTACACCATCGGCCAGCGGGAGGGGCTAGGCATTGCCTACACCGAACCGCTGTACGTGCTGGAGATTCGCCCGCAGGACAACGCGCTGGTGGTGGGGCCGGCGCGCGAACTCGGGCGCGACAGGCTCACCGCCAGCCGCGTGTCCTTCGTGGCTGGCCATCCGCCCGCGCTCCCGGCCCGCATCACGGCGAAAATCCGCTACGCCGCCAAAGAAGTCCCGGCCACCCTCGCCCGTGTGGAGGGCGACCGCGCCTGGGTGGAATTCGCCGCGCCGCTCCGCGACATCACCCCCGGCCAGGGCGTCGTCTTCTACGACGGCGACGTGGTGCTGGGCGGCGGCATCATTGACGCATAG